The DNA sequence CGGGCTGGCTCGCCGTGGCGCTCGTCCTCATCGGCGCGCACTTCGCCCTGCCCTTCGCGCTCCTCCTCCAGCGCGCCGTCAAGCGCAACCCGGTGTCGCTCGCGGGCGTGGCCGTCCTCATCCTCGTCATGCGCCTCGTCGACGACTACTGGCTCGTGTTGCCGGGGATGCGCGGGGCGGAGGGCTTCCACTGGCTCTACGTGGTGACGCCGTTCGCGGTCGGCGGGCTCTGGCTCGCGGCCTTCGCGCGACGCCTGCGCGGGCTCGCGCTCGTGCCGGCGAACGAGCCGCTGGTGGAGCAGGCGATGGCGGCCCATGGGCACTGAGCGAGAGATGGGGAGCGAGGAGACGGTCGCCCGCGGCCACGAGGGCCGGGACGTCAGCGTGCGCATCATCCTGCTGCTCGGGGCCGGGCTCGTCACCCTCGCGGCCGTGGTCCAGGTGGTCCTCTTCTTCCAGATGGGCGGACTCTGGCGCGCACGCCAGAAGGAGCTGCCGCCGCCCGTGCCCGTCGCCCAGGCGCTCCCCTCCGCCCCGCCCGAGCCGCGACTCCAGATCGCCCCGTCGCTCGACCTGAAGGCGCTCCGCGCCGCCGAGGACGCACAGCTCCACGGCTACGGATGGGTCGACCGCAAGGGCGGCGTGGTGCACATCCCGATCGAGCGTGCGATGGACCTCGTGACCCAGGAGGCGGCGCGGTGAGGCGCGCCGCGCTCGCGGCCCTCGTACTCGCGCTCGCCGGAGGGGCGAGCGCGGGTGATGGATCGCCCGCGGACGAGCGGCCCCTCCTTCTCCGGGACGTCGGCCTCGCGCCGCACCCGGGGGCGCGGCTGCCGCTCGACGCCGTCTTCCGCGACGAGGCGGGCGAGGCCGCGCCGCTCGGGCGCTGGCTCGAGGGACGTCCGGTCGTCCTGTCGCTCGTGTACTTCGGCTGCCCGATGCTCTGCGGCGAGGTCATGAACGCGCTCACCACGAGCCTCAGGCCGATCGCGCTCGAGCCGGGAAAGGACTTCACGGTCCTCGCCGTGAGCTTCGACCCGCGCGATGGGCCCGAGGCGGCGCGCGCCAAGAAGTCGGCCGCGATCGCCCGCTACGGACGCCCGGGCGCGGCGCGGGGCTGGCACTTCCTCACCGGCGACGCAGAGGCCATCCGGCGCCTGACCGACGCGGTCGGCTTCCGCTACGTCTGGGACGCGGCGGGCGGGCAGTTCGCCCACGTGGCCGTGGTCACCGTGCTCACGCCCGACGGGCGGATCGCGCGCTACTTTCCCGGCATCGAGTACCCGGCACGCGACCTGCGCCTGGCGCTCGTCGAGGCCTCCGAGGGCCGGATCGGTACGGTCGTCGACCGGCTCCTGCTCTTCTGCTACCGCTACGACGCCGCGTCCGGCCGCTACACCCCCATGATCGCGCGGGCGGTGCGGGTGGGCGCAGCCTTGACCGCCCTCGCGCTCGGCGGCCTCATCGTGATGCTGCGCCGGCAGGAACGGAAGGCCACGTGAGCCGCCTCCTGCCCTTCCCCATCTTCCCGCCGCAGGCGTCGACGCTCGCGCCGCGTACCGATCACCTCCTCTACTTCCTCCTCGCGATCAGCGGCCTCATGACGGTGCTCATCGCCGGCCTCATCCTCTACTTCTCGATCCGCTACCGCCGCCGCCCCGGCAACGAGCGCGCGACGCAGGTGCACGGCTCGAACCGGCTCGAGATCGCGTGGTCGGTCGTGCCCCTCGGCATCTTCCTCTTCACGTACGTCTGGGGCGCGAGCATCTACTTCTGGGCCTACACGCCGCCGACCGACGCCCTGGAGGTCTACGGCGTCGGCAAGCAGTGGATGTGGAAGTTCCAGCACCTGAGCGGCCAGCGCGAGATCGACGAGCTGCACGTGCCGGTGGCGCGGCCGGTGAAGGTCCTCCTCACCTCGCAGGACGTGATCCACAGCTTCTCCGTGCCCGACTTCCGCGTGAAGCAGGACGCCATCCCCGGGCGCTACACCGAGGCGTGGTTCGAGGCGACGCTGCCGGGCACCTACCACCTCTTCTGCGCCGAGTACTGCGGCACGCTGCATTCGCAGATGATCGGCTCCGTCGTCGCCATGGAGCCGGCCGCGTTCGAGCAGTGGCTCGCGGGCGGCGTCACCGCCTCGCCCGCCGAGCGCGGCCAGAAGCTCTTCCAGAGCCTCGGCTGCAACACCTGCCATCGCGCCGATGCCCTCGCCCGGGGGCCCGACCTGACGGGTCTCCTCGGCCGGCAGGTGCACCTCCAGGGCGGCGCGGTGCTGAAGGCCGATGAAGCCTACATCCGCCAGTCGATCCTCGACCCGGCGGCCGAGGTCGTCCAGGGGTACGAGCCGATCATGCCGACCTTCAAGGGCCTGGTGACGGAGGAGGGCATCCTGGACCTCATCGAGTACATCAAGTCCCTGGGAACCACGGAGAGGGCCGGACCATGACTGCCGCACCGATCGTCGTCGCGCCCGGCGCGCCGGAGAACTACCTCACCGTCGACTACGGCGTGCGCTCCTGGCTCCTCACGCGGGACCACAAGCGCATCGGGCTCCTCTACCT is a window from the Deltaproteobacteria bacterium genome containing:
- a CDS encoding SCO family protein, whose translation is MRRAALAALVLALAGGASAGDGSPADERPLLLRDVGLAPHPGARLPLDAVFRDEAGEAAPLGRWLEGRPVVLSLVYFGCPMLCGEVMNALTTSLRPIALEPGKDFTVLAVSFDPRDGPEAARAKKSAAIARYGRPGAARGWHFLTGDAEAIRRLTDAVGFRYVWDAAGGQFAHVAVVTVLTPDGRIARYFPGIEYPARDLRLALVEASEGRIGTVVDRLLLFCYRYDAASGRYTPMIARAVRVGAALTALALGGLIVMLRRQERKAT
- the coxB gene encoding cytochrome c oxidase subunit II — encoded protein: MSRLLPFPIFPPQASTLAPRTDHLLYFLLAISGLMTVLIAGLILYFSIRYRRRPGNERATQVHGSNRLEIAWSVVPLGIFLFTYVWGASIYFWAYTPPTDALEVYGVGKQWMWKFQHLSGQREIDELHVPVARPVKVLLTSQDVIHSFSVPDFRVKQDAIPGRYTEAWFEATLPGTYHLFCAEYCGTLHSQMIGSVVAMEPAAFEQWLAGGVTASPAERGQKLFQSLGCNTCHRADALARGPDLTGLLGRQVHLQGGAVLKADEAYIRQSILDPAAEVVQGYEPIMPTFKGLVTEEGILDLIEYIKSLGTTERAGP